In one window of Temnothorax longispinosus isolate EJ_2023e chromosome 11, Tlon_JGU_v1, whole genome shotgun sequence DNA:
- the Mrps21 gene encoding small ribosomal subunit protein bS21m: MGLARHLQFASRTIFVQNNDVEKACRILNRILSKEDIFGQYRRTRYYEKPTQVRRRINFETCKSIYNEDMDRKIKFLLRKNRVDPFPGAS, translated from the coding sequence ATGGGTCTTGCACGGCATCTTCAATTCGCCAGCCGCACGATCTTCGTTCAAAACAACGACGTGGAGAAGGCTTGTCGCATATTAAATCGCATACTGTCCAAGGAAGACATCTTCGGCCAGTACAGGCGCACGAGGTACTACGAGAAGCCGACTCAGGTCAGACGTAGGATCAACTTCGAGACGTGCAAGTCGATCTACAACGAGGACATGGatagaaaaatcaaatttcttcTACGCAAGAACAGAGTAGATCCTTTTCCCGGTGCGTCGTAA